A window from Trinickia violacea encodes these proteins:
- a CDS encoding tetratricopeptide repeat protein: MRKIQHRMKRAAIAAAFGGLMAAALLPSTSYADTLRPDVAKPLNDAQTLYHAHKFKDALGKIAQAAAVPNKTPYETYMVEEMRGAAAMAAGDAGTAAQAYETLLNSGQLKGADEQSTTAALAGIYFQEKNYAKAIAVAQRYLKAGGGDPDMRTLLVQSYYLSNDCGNVVSILKTSTDAQVKAGRAPDESQLQLLGTCSQKVNDNATYRGALEKLVAYHPKQSYWDDLFAAIKSKPGYSSRLDIDTYRLRRATGALTTPDDYMEMTQLAIVANSTAEGKQVIDQGFASGVLGHDAGADREKRLQALATKRAQSTTDQNGNAVPPIDAGLNLVYAGKAKDGIAMMEAAIAKGGLEHLDEAQLHLGVAYYVAGEKAKAVQAFKAVKGTDGSADLARLWVLVASK, translated from the coding sequence ATGCGAAAGATCCAGCATCGGATGAAGCGCGCCGCCATCGCGGCCGCTTTCGGGGGGCTCATGGCGGCGGCGTTGCTGCCGTCCACGTCGTACGCGGACACGCTGCGCCCGGACGTCGCCAAGCCGCTGAACGACGCGCAGACCTTGTACCACGCGCACAAGTTCAAGGACGCGCTCGGCAAGATCGCGCAGGCCGCGGCGGTGCCGAACAAGACGCCGTACGAGACCTACATGGTCGAGGAAATGCGCGGCGCCGCGGCGATGGCGGCCGGCGACGCCGGCACGGCCGCGCAAGCCTACGAGACGCTCTTGAACTCCGGTCAGTTGAAGGGCGCGGACGAGCAGAGCACGACGGCGGCGCTCGCCGGCATCTACTTCCAGGAAAAGAACTACGCGAAGGCGATCGCCGTCGCGCAGCGCTACCTGAAGGCAGGCGGCGGCGATCCCGACATGCGTACGCTGCTCGTGCAGTCGTACTACCTGTCGAACGATTGCGGCAACGTGGTCTCGATCTTGAAGACGAGCACCGATGCCCAGGTGAAAGCCGGGCGTGCGCCCGACGAGTCGCAGTTGCAGCTGCTCGGCACCTGCTCGCAGAAGGTGAACGACAACGCCACGTATCGCGGCGCGCTCGAAAAGCTCGTCGCGTATCACCCGAAGCAGTCGTACTGGGACGATCTGTTCGCGGCGATCAAGAGCAAGCCGGGCTACTCGTCGCGTCTGGACATCGATACGTACCGTCTGCGCCGTGCAACGGGCGCCCTGACGACGCCTGACGACTACATGGAAATGACGCAGCTGGCGATCGTCGCGAACAGCACGGCCGAAGGCAAGCAGGTGATCGACCAGGGCTTCGCGAGCGGCGTGCTCGGTCACGACGCAGGCGCCGATCGCGAGAAGCGCCTGCAAGCGCTCGCGACGAAGCGCGCGCAGTCGACCACCGACCAGAACGGCAACGCCGTGCCGCCGATCGATGCCGGCTTGAACCTCGTGTACGCGGGCAAGGCCAAGGACGGTATCGCGATGATGGAAGCCGCGATCGCGAAGGGCGGTCTCGAGCATCTGGACGAAGCGCAGCTGCACCTGGGCGTGGCGTACTACGTCGCGGGCGAAAAGGCGAAAGCCGTGCAGGCGTTCAAAGCCGTCAAGGGGACCGACGGCTCGGCGGACCTCGCGCGTCTTTGGGTGCTGGTCGCATCGAAGTAA
- a CDS encoding ExbD/TolR family protein — protein sequence MGMNVGSSGGGGEPDVMVDINTTPLIDVMLVLLIMLIITIPIQMHAVKMNLPVGNPPPPPVQPEVVQIDIDFDGTMTWNGTPITSSTMLESKFAQVAAEPDQAEIHLRPNKLVPYKDVAAVMAAAQREGATKIGLIGNEQYMQ from the coding sequence ATGGGAATGAACGTAGGCTCGAGTGGGGGCGGCGGCGAACCGGACGTGATGGTCGACATCAACACCACGCCGCTGATCGACGTGATGCTGGTGCTGTTGATCATGCTGATCATCACGATCCCGATTCAGATGCACGCAGTGAAGATGAACCTGCCGGTCGGCAATCCGCCGCCGCCTCCGGTGCAGCCGGAAGTGGTGCAGATCGATATCGACTTCGACGGCACGATGACGTGGAACGGCACGCCGATCACGAGCTCGACGATGCTCGAATCGAAGTTCGCGCAGGTGGCGGCCGAGCCGGATCAGGCCGAGATCCATCTGCGTCCGAACAAGCTGGTGCCGTACAAGGACGTGGCCGCGGTGATGGCCGCCGCACAGCGTGAAGGCGCAACGAAGATCGGCCTGATCGGCAATGAGCAGTACATGCAATAA
- a CDS encoding ExbD/TolR family protein, protein MAMSVGQDGDEDEVMSNINTTPLVDVMLVLLIIFLITIPVVTHTVPLQLPKETIQPLQTTPKSIEIAVNKDGDFFWNETHVDAQTLLTKLKTVSVQTPQPEVHVRGDQFTRYEFIGRVITACERAGIAKVSFITEPPARGG, encoded by the coding sequence ATGGCAATGAGCGTTGGACAAGACGGGGATGAAGACGAAGTCATGTCCAACATCAACACCACGCCGCTCGTCGACGTGATGCTGGTGTTGCTGATCATCTTCCTGATCACGATTCCCGTCGTAACCCACACGGTGCCGCTGCAGTTGCCGAAGGAAACGATTCAGCCGCTGCAGACGACACCCAAGAGCATCGAGATCGCCGTGAACAAAGATGGCGATTTCTTCTGGAACGAAACGCACGTGGATGCGCAGACGCTGCTGACGAAACTGAAGACCGTTTCGGTGCAGACTCCGCAGCCGGAGGTACACGTGCGCGGCGATCAGTTCACGCGCTATGAATTCATCGGCCGTGTGATCACCGCGTGCGAGCGCGCCGGCATCGCGAAGGTTTCGTTCATCACAGAGCCGCCCGCGCGCGGAGGTTAA
- a CDS encoding MotA/TolQ/ExbB proton channel family protein — MNKRTLAALTASMVIGVSAVGSIAMPQMAYAQASDATAAAASAPATATAQTATPSADQPAPPPAPATSETVNNPYGLGALWKNGDFVARFVLILLVIMSMGSWYIMITKFFEQMRANARAKNADAKLWTAPSLSEGAKQLDENSPFRFIAETAIEAGEHHDDALLESVDRNTWIDASVDRAITSVSNRLQDGLAFLGTVGSTAPFVGLFGTVWGIYHALTAIGIAGQASIDKVAGPVGEALIMTAIGLAVAVPAVLGYNFLVRRNKSVMERVRAFGAQLHTVLLAGGKRTARNGHAAVAKPLAAATHAG, encoded by the coding sequence ATGAATAAGCGTACTCTCGCCGCTCTGACGGCAAGCATGGTGATCGGCGTATCGGCGGTGGGTTCCATCGCTATGCCGCAAATGGCTTACGCACAAGCCAGCGATGCAACGGCAGCCGCCGCCTCGGCGCCGGCCACCGCGACCGCGCAAACGGCAACGCCGTCGGCCGACCAGCCGGCGCCGCCGCCCGCACCCGCCACGTCGGAAACCGTCAACAACCCGTACGGTCTCGGCGCCCTCTGGAAAAACGGCGACTTCGTCGCTCGCTTCGTGCTGATTCTGCTGGTCATCATGTCGATGGGCAGCTGGTACATCATGATCACCAAGTTCTTCGAGCAAATGCGCGCCAACGCCCGTGCGAAGAACGCCGACGCAAAACTGTGGACCGCGCCGTCGCTCTCCGAAGGCGCCAAGCAGCTCGACGAGAACTCGCCGTTCCGCTTCATCGCCGAAACCGCGATCGAAGCCGGCGAGCACCACGACGACGCCCTCCTCGAATCGGTCGACCGCAACACCTGGATCGACGCCTCGGTCGATCGCGCGATCACCAGCGTGTCGAACCGCCTGCAAGACGGCCTCGCGTTCCTCGGCACGGTCGGCTCGACGGCGCCGTTCGTCGGCCTGTTCGGCACGGTGTGGGGCATCTATCACGCACTGACGGCAATCGGCATCGCCGGCCAGGCATCGATCGACAAGGTCGCGGGCCCGGTGGGTGAAGCGCTGATCATGACGGCCATCGGTCTGGCGGTCGCGGTTCCGGCGGTGCTCGGCTACAACTTCCTGGTTCGCCGCAACAAGTCGGTGATGGAACGTGTCCGCGCATTCGGCGCACAGCTGCACACGGTGCTGCTCGCAGGCGGCAAGCGCACGGCACGCAACGGCCACGCAGCGGTTGCGAAGCCGCTGGCAGCCGCCACGCACGCGGGGTAA
- a CDS encoding energy transducer TonB: MGTKVDGQFPVANSRVATLGRPREFGKKQQNPVRRFGGIAVVIVLHIVLVYALLNGLATKVVQVIQHPIETKIIEPVKPPPPPPLPTVQLPPPKFAPPPPPFVPPPEVQVQAPPQQTITHQSAPVQSAPMVAPPVQAPPAPKPVSTAVGVVCPNSDQVRASVKYPKEAQENNITGDVLIEFVVDPQGHITNERVAQSADSDLDRAAFNAVKQFNCISQGQAVRVQVPFSFNLN, translated from the coding sequence TTGGGTACGAAAGTGGATGGACAATTTCCGGTGGCAAATTCGCGGGTCGCAACGCTAGGACGCCCTCGCGAATTCGGGAAGAAGCAGCAAAACCCGGTACGCCGCTTTGGTGGTATCGCAGTCGTCATCGTTCTGCACATAGTGCTGGTCTACGCACTGCTCAACGGCCTCGCCACCAAGGTGGTGCAGGTCATTCAACACCCCATTGAAACCAAGATCATCGAGCCGGTGAAACCGCCGCCTCCGCCGCCGCTGCCGACTGTGCAGCTGCCGCCGCCGAAGTTCGCGCCGCCGCCGCCGCCGTTCGTGCCGCCGCCGGAAGTGCAGGTGCAGGCTCCGCCGCAGCAGACCATCACGCACCAGTCCGCGCCGGTGCAGTCGGCGCCCATGGTCGCGCCTCCGGTTCAAGCGCCGCCGGCGCCCAAGCCCGTGAGCACGGCAGTCGGCGTGGTGTGCCCGAACTCGGATCAAGTTCGCGCGTCGGTGAAGTATCCGAAGGAAGCGCAGGAAAACAACATCACGGGTGATGTCCTGATCGAATTCGTAGTCGACCCGCAAGGCCACATTACGAACGAACGCGTTGCACAGTCCGCCGACTCCGATCTCGATCGCGCGGCGTTCAATGCGGTCAAGCAGTTCAATTGTATTTCCCAGGGGCAAGCTGTCCGCGTACAGGTTCCGTTCTCTTTCAACTTGAACTGA
- a CDS encoding TonB-dependent receptor: MKQRTLTSAIRKILWAEIALTAAIGTTAFAQSQPAPADNATPAVATPAAPTAAAPAAAASSTTAAAPTTTAQNNATSPSSGATTNNGVTQLKRFEVTGSLIRQADKVGFNQVQTVTAKEIQNSGSATVADFLRDTAANSANSWGEGQSANFAPGAAGMALRGLSEKYTLVLVDGQRVAPFAFFSNSVDSFFDLNTLPLNDIERIEIVKTGAVSQYGSDAIAGVVNIITKHDFQGLQLDGGLGTATNGGGGQGTVKFGALGGFGDLNSDHFNVTAAASYYKSNGFSLSDRDSTQNQDFTAKPGGFSLLSPSYWQTPNGPQALSNCPFGSTVKPAATNSITAGQPGTICGLGTANQMSILPFTERWNAKVHADFKINDNTTAWADVLGSYNTTTQNQGVNVFGNPQSAPLIWNPATQTPGPMSFVVPANNPFNPFGVATPLTYTFPNTVSEKTDASYYRVASGIKGSVGLPVGGDWDWATSVSHSQSTVSNEWSNLLSVAGVTAAYNGALNFANPSATPGALNAVYMNANNLGISKLDTVDATISTPTLFHLPAGDVGVGFGAQFTHQSESLTPGAEFAEGLIVSPNIQTVSGSRNVAAVYYQFDIPIIHNLTFSQSGRYDHYTDVGGAFSPRFALRYQPVQALTMYTSYDRGFRAPTFVEDSNSLAIGQQVNPQTGLNYQTVTEGNRNLQPEHTRNLNIGFQLSPTRTTDIGLDYYKIWIDNVIGQGAPSSTVFNPDGSIAFTTIPYQNLGYLDTDGFEGTFRQALPTNVGTFTLSGDWAYILDYKLGSPGAPPVNGAGNNFTITQPFGGSFPRWRGNTTLDWTYHKWDAALTWQFTGPYAQNLLPQPAPSKVGSYSQFNLMVTYTGFKHWTIYGGIDNIFNRTPPYDPIFAQGTLNQVGYDESLYSYIGRFAQIGATYKF; the protein is encoded by the coding sequence ATGAAACAGAGGACCTTGACCTCAGCCATAAGGAAAATACTTTGGGCTGAAATTGCGTTGACGGCGGCAATCGGCACGACTGCGTTCGCGCAGAGCCAACCCGCTCCGGCAGATAATGCAACGCCGGCTGTGGCAACGCCCGCCGCACCGACAGCCGCGGCACCGGCCGCGGCAGCGAGTTCGACGACGGCCGCCGCGCCGACGACGACCGCACAAAACAACGCGACGTCTCCGTCCTCTGGAGCGACGACCAACAACGGCGTCACCCAGCTCAAGCGCTTCGAGGTGACCGGTTCGCTGATCCGCCAAGCCGACAAGGTCGGCTTCAATCAAGTTCAAACCGTCACGGCCAAGGAAATCCAGAACAGCGGTTCGGCGACGGTCGCCGACTTCCTGCGCGACACGGCAGCCAACTCGGCGAACAGCTGGGGCGAAGGCCAGTCGGCCAACTTTGCACCGGGCGCCGCGGGTATGGCCCTGCGCGGCCTTTCCGAAAAGTACACGCTGGTGCTGGTCGACGGTCAGCGCGTCGCGCCGTTCGCGTTCTTCTCGAACAGCGTCGACTCGTTCTTCGACCTGAACACGCTGCCGCTCAACGACATCGAGCGCATCGAAATCGTGAAGACCGGCGCCGTGTCGCAATACGGCTCGGATGCTATCGCCGGCGTGGTCAACATCATCACGAAGCACGACTTCCAGGGCCTCCAGCTCGACGGCGGCCTCGGCACCGCGACCAATGGCGGCGGCGGGCAAGGCACGGTCAAGTTCGGCGCGCTCGGCGGCTTCGGCGATCTGAACTCCGATCACTTCAACGTCACGGCGGCGGCGAGCTACTACAAGTCGAATGGTTTCTCGCTTTCGGACCGCGACTCGACGCAGAACCAGGACTTCACGGCCAAGCCGGGTGGCTTTTCGCTGCTCTCGCCGTCGTATTGGCAGACGCCCAACGGTCCGCAGGCGTTGAGCAACTGCCCGTTCGGCAGCACTGTGAAGCCCGCTGCGACCAACTCGATCACGGCGGGTCAGCCGGGCACGATTTGCGGCCTGGGCACGGCAAATCAAATGTCGATCCTGCCGTTCACCGAGCGCTGGAACGCGAAGGTCCACGCTGACTTCAAGATCAACGACAACACGACGGCTTGGGCGGACGTGCTCGGCAGCTATAACACGACGACCCAGAACCAGGGTGTGAACGTGTTCGGCAATCCGCAATCGGCGCCGCTGATCTGGAATCCGGCGACGCAGACGCCGGGACCGATGAGCTTTGTCGTGCCGGCAAACAACCCGTTCAACCCGTTCGGCGTGGCGACCCCGCTGACGTACACGTTCCCGAACACGGTGTCGGAAAAGACGGATGCTTCCTACTATCGCGTCGCGTCGGGTATCAAAGGCTCGGTAGGATTGCCGGTCGGCGGTGACTGGGATTGGGCGACCTCGGTCAGCCATTCGCAAAGCACGGTTTCGAACGAATGGTCGAACCTGCTGAGCGTTGCCGGCGTGACTGCCGCTTACAACGGCGCGCTGAACTTCGCGAACCCGTCTGCCACCCCCGGCGCGCTCAATGCCGTCTACATGAACGCGAACAACCTGGGTATTTCGAAGCTCGATACCGTCGACGCGACGATTTCGACGCCGACTCTGTTCCACCTGCCGGCAGGCGACGTCGGCGTGGGCTTCGGTGCGCAGTTCACGCACCAGAGCGAGTCGCTGACGCCTGGCGCCGAGTTTGCGGAAGGTCTCATAGTGTCGCCGAACATCCAGACGGTGAGCGGCTCGCGTAATGTCGCGGCGGTCTACTACCAGTTCGACATTCCGATCATTCACAACTTGACGTTCAGCCAGTCGGGCCGCTACGACCATTACACGGACGTCGGCGGTGCCTTCTCGCCGCGCTTCGCGTTGCGCTACCAGCCGGTCCAGGCGCTGACGATGTACACGTCGTATGACCGCGGCTTCCGCGCACCGACGTTCGTCGAAGACAGCAATTCGCTGGCGATCGGACAGCAGGTCAATCCGCAGACCGGCTTGAACTACCAGACGGTCACGGAGGGCAACCGGAACCTGCAGCCGGAGCATACGCGTAACTTGAACATCGGCTTCCAGCTGTCGCCGACGCGTACCACGGATATCGGTCTCGACTACTACAAGATCTGGATCGACAACGTGATCGGCCAGGGCGCACCGTCGTCGACGGTGTTCAACCCGGACGGTTCGATTGCCTTCACGACCATTCCTTACCAAAACCTGGGCTATCTCGACACGGACGGCTTCGAAGGCACGTTCCGCCAGGCACTGCCGACGAATGTGGGCACGTTCACGCTGTCGGGTGACTGGGCCTACATCCTCGACTACAAGCTCGGCTCGCCGGGTGCGCCTCCGGTGAACGGCGCGGGTAACAACTTCACGATCACGCAGCCGTTCGGCGGCAGCTTCCCGCGCTGGCGTGGCAACACCACGCTGGACTGGACCTACCACAAGTGGGATGCGGCTCTGACGTGGCAGTTCACGGGTCCGTACGCGCAGAACCTTCTGCCGCAGCCGGCTCCCTCGAAGGTGGGTTCGTATAGTCAGTTCAACCTGATGGTCACGTACACGGGCTTCAAGCACTGGACCATCTACGGCGGCATCGACAACATCTTCAACCGCACGCCTCCGTACGATCCGATCTTCGCTCAAGGCACGTTGAATCAGGTTGGCTACGACGAATCGCTCTACTCGTACATCGGCCGCTTCGCTCAGATCGGCGCGACGTACAAGTTCTAA
- a CDS encoding helix-turn-helix domain-containing protein: MVPQPDEKATATLVLGGKIRALRKRLQRTLDEAATAAGISKPFLSQVERGLATPSITSLAGIARALGVTVQYFVDTPTEAKSVCRGDELKFFGFADSANLFARLTNLSGDRQLEAILVRMPVGQPPSEMTTHAGEEFLYVLRGKVSLTLEGTSFVLHAGDSAHYESTVPHGWVNAANEESLVVWVGTPRLF; this comes from the coding sequence ATGGTTCCGCAACCTGATGAAAAGGCAACTGCCACACTGGTGTTAGGCGGCAAAATCCGGGCGCTGCGTAAGAGGCTTCAACGCACGCTGGACGAGGCAGCAACGGCCGCTGGAATCTCAAAGCCGTTTCTGTCTCAAGTTGAACGCGGTCTCGCAACACCGTCCATCACATCGCTGGCGGGTATTGCAAGAGCGCTGGGGGTAACGGTGCAGTACTTCGTCGATACGCCAACCGAAGCAAAGTCGGTTTGCCGAGGAGACGAATTGAAGTTCTTTGGATTTGCCGATTCGGCGAATCTGTTTGCCCGGTTGACCAACCTATCGGGCGACAGGCAGCTGGAGGCGATCCTGGTCAGGATGCCGGTCGGGCAGCCACCGTCGGAAATGACGACGCATGCAGGAGAGGAGTTCTTGTATGTGCTGCGCGGCAAAGTATCCCTGACGCTAGAAGGTACGTCGTTTGTATTGCATGCCGGTGACAGTGCGCATTACGAGTCCACGGTACCGCATGGCTGGGTGAATGCCGCGAACGAAGAGAGCTTGGTAGTTTGGGTCGGCACCCCGCGGTTGTTTTGA
- a CDS encoding VOC family protein, producing the protein MFDHISIGVSDLAKSKSFYDAALAPLGYRCLRDTPGMLGYGRDEVGLWISPSEHPVPADMSSGLHFCFAATSRKSVDEFHAQALRTGGRDNGGPGLRPEYDATYYAAFVIDPDGYRLEAYCGGA; encoded by the coding sequence ATGTTCGATCACATTTCCATTGGCGTTAGCGATCTGGCGAAGTCCAAGTCGTTCTACGACGCCGCGCTCGCGCCGCTCGGCTACCGGTGCCTGCGCGACACGCCCGGGATGCTCGGCTACGGGCGTGACGAAGTCGGGCTCTGGATCTCGCCCTCCGAGCATCCGGTGCCGGCCGACATGAGCTCGGGCCTGCATTTTTGCTTTGCCGCGACGAGCCGCAAGAGCGTCGACGAATTCCATGCGCAGGCGTTGCGCACGGGCGGGCGTGATAACGGGGGGCCGGGTTTGCGCCCGGAATACGATGCGACTTACTACGCCGCGTTCGTGATCGACCCTGACGGTTATCGGCTCGAGGCGTATTGCGGCGGCGCGTAG
- a CDS encoding DUF7660 family protein yields the protein MTEAVDLDALLESVTDEASFIAFVDALASDFALERELERQNPSRAYSAGALGWENGTVDAVLGAAAAWGNSSSLRNREFSDANPWRRCATILYAGKWYE from the coding sequence ATGACGGAAGCCGTAGACTTGGATGCTCTCCTCGAGAGCGTCACCGACGAAGCCTCCTTTATCGCGTTTGTTGATGCCCTCGCTTCAGACTTTGCTCTGGAGCGAGAGCTCGAGCGACAGAATCCATCACGGGCTTATAGCGCGGGCGCTCTAGGCTGGGAGAACGGAACTGTCGATGCCGTTTTGGGAGCAGCGGCCGCCTGGGGGAATTCCAGCTCGCTACGCAACAGGGAGTTCAGTGATGCGAATCCCTGGAGACGATGTGCCACGATTCTGTACGCTGGAAAGTGGTACGAATAA
- a CDS encoding enhanced serine sensitivity protein SseB C-terminal domain-containing protein — MERLLRLAATEPAYRPQFSRALLNAEVFILGHPENELVQGTLQAGTKVSVKNWYREDGSPVIPFFTSEEAMRLAIREEEKYLRLPARSLFEITRGASLFLNPQLDYGKEFVPGEVEALLNAGVGSQVTTRVIQQETKVLIGKPRIWPEDVVQSVTKLLVGRREVKAAYLALMHDTSIDQQPHLLLAVEFEGEDLQVLQDVGAVAGEYVKTYGPIDVIRIAHSDTGLAGHFYQNDKPFYERTLASKLKSAFGFGRA, encoded by the coding sequence ATGGAGCGCCTGCTCCGATTGGCTGCAACCGAACCTGCATATCGGCCACAATTCTCGCGCGCGCTGCTTAACGCTGAGGTGTTCATCCTGGGCCATCCGGAAAATGAGCTAGTCCAAGGAACGCTGCAGGCCGGCACCAAGGTATCCGTCAAAAACTGGTATCGGGAAGACGGCAGCCCTGTCATCCCGTTCTTCACCTCAGAAGAAGCAATGCGCTTGGCTATTCGGGAGGAGGAGAAGTACCTGCGGCTACCCGCTCGCAGCCTTTTTGAAATCACGCGCGGAGCCTCTTTGTTTCTCAATCCTCAGCTGGACTATGGCAAGGAGTTTGTTCCAGGCGAGGTCGAAGCTCTGCTGAATGCCGGCGTCGGCAGCCAGGTCACAACGCGCGTTATTCAGCAAGAGACTAAGGTGCTCATCGGAAAGCCTCGTATATGGCCAGAGGACGTGGTGCAGTCGGTGACTAAACTCTTGGTCGGCAGACGTGAGGTAAAAGCAGCCTATCTCGCCCTCATGCACGATACATCCATTGACCAGCAGCCGCACCTTCTGCTTGCAGTCGAGTTTGAAGGTGAAGACTTGCAGGTATTGCAAGATGTGGGAGCTGTTGCCGGCGAGTATGTTAAGACCTACGGTCCCATTGATGTCATACGAATCGCTCATTCGGATACGGGGCTCGCTGGCCACTTCTACCAAAACGATAAACCGTTCTATGAACGGACGCTTGCGAGCAAGCTGAAGAGCGCATTTGGTTTTGGTCGAGCATAG
- a CDS encoding MBL fold metallo-hydrolase, translating to MRPTIQPFFDPATSTVTYVVHQEGRPECAIIDSVLDYDLRSGRTSTASADKVIAFVRERGLRVEWILETHAHADHISAAPYLKRSLGGRIAIGKNIGRVQGVFTKLFNLEPEFRLDGSQFDHLFEDGETFAIGGLTGEAIHVPGHTPADMAYQIEDAVFVGDTLFMPEVGTARCDFPGGDAHELYRSIRKLLDLPGETRLFTCHDYPPEGRGPAWETTVRDQRNRNIHVQDGVTEEQFVAMRQARDATLAMPTLILPSVQVNIRAGELPPPEANGVRYLKIPLDAV from the coding sequence ATGCGACCGACCATTCAACCGTTCTTCGACCCCGCAACTTCGACAGTGACCTACGTGGTTCACCAGGAGGGGCGTCCAGAGTGCGCCATCATCGACTCGGTGCTGGACTACGACCTCAGGTCGGGGCGGACGTCGACAGCAAGTGCAGACAAAGTCATCGCATTCGTGCGCGAACGTGGACTGCGCGTCGAATGGATTCTCGAGACGCATGCGCACGCCGACCACATTTCGGCCGCGCCCTATCTCAAGCGCTCTCTCGGTGGGCGCATCGCTATCGGCAAGAACATCGGCCGGGTGCAGGGCGTGTTCACGAAGCTCTTCAATCTGGAACCGGAGTTCCGGCTGGACGGCTCACAGTTCGACCACCTGTTTGAAGACGGCGAGACGTTCGCCATCGGCGGCCTGACCGGAGAGGCGATTCATGTGCCTGGCCACACCCCTGCGGATATGGCTTACCAGATTGAGGATGCGGTCTTTGTTGGCGATACGCTTTTCATGCCGGAGGTCGGCACCGCGCGCTGCGACTTCCCGGGTGGCGATGCGCACGAGTTGTATCGCTCCATCCGCAAGCTACTGGACTTGCCAGGCGAGACGCGGCTTTTCACGTGTCACGACTATCCGCCCGAAGGGCGTGGTCCGGCCTGGGAAACGACCGTGCGCGACCAGCGGAATCGCAACATTCATGTGCAGGACGGTGTAACCGAGGAACAGTTTGTCGCCATGCGGCAGGCGCGCGATGCAACGCTGGCGATGCCGACGCTGATTCTGCCCTCGGTGCAGGTCAACATCCGGGCTGGCGAATTACCCCCGCCCGAGGCGAATGGGGTGCGCTATCTGAAAATTCCGCTCGACGCCGTTTGA
- a CDS encoding YeeE/YedE family protein: MQIDFANFTPGLSLAGGLVIGAAAAVLVLFNGRIAGISGILGGLLGLPRNDVPWRVTFLAGLVGAPVIASLLGKPAVANIQASWTEILIAGFLVGLGTRYAGGCTSGHGVCGISRGSIRSLVATLTFMATGFLTVFVQRHLIGG; the protein is encoded by the coding sequence ATGCAGATTGACTTCGCGAACTTCACGCCCGGCCTGTCATTGGCCGGCGGACTCGTCATCGGCGCGGCTGCCGCCGTGCTGGTGCTGTTCAACGGCCGCATCGCGGGTATTAGCGGCATCCTAGGAGGGCTGCTGGGCCTGCCACGCAACGACGTGCCCTGGCGCGTGACTTTCCTTGCGGGTCTCGTCGGCGCTCCCGTCATCGCGAGCCTGCTCGGCAAGCCGGCCGTTGCGAATATCCAGGCGAGCTGGACCGAAATCCTTATCGCCGGCTTCCTGGTGGGCCTGGGCACCCGCTATGCCGGCGGCTGCACGAGCGGCCACGGCGTGTGTGGCATCTCGCGCGGGTCCATCCGCTCGCTGGTCGCCACCCTGACGTTCATGGCGACCGGTTTCCTGACCGTCTTCGTACAACGGCACCTGATTGGAGGCTGA
- a CDS encoding YeeE/YedE family protein, whose amino-acid sequence MSAITALLAGLFFGFGLMVSGMASPAKVQGFLDLAGRWDPSLAFVMAGAIAIGSLAFLIARRRKRSFLGLPVQLPASATITPRLVLGSAAFGVGWGLAGFCPGPALVALGAGYPKAVGFVAAMVAAMVIFEVIERYKSRLQRA is encoded by the coding sequence ATGTCCGCGATTACCGCATTGCTCGCTGGCCTGTTCTTCGGGTTCGGCCTGATGGTTTCCGGCATGGCCAGCCCAGCGAAGGTACAGGGCTTTCTCGACCTGGCAGGACGGTGGGACCCGTCCCTGGCCTTCGTGATGGCCGGTGCGATTGCCATCGGTTCACTCGCGTTCCTGATTGCCAGACGCCGCAAGCGTTCGTTCTTGGGGTTGCCGGTTCAGCTTCCAGCCAGCGCAACCATCACGCCGCGGCTTGTCTTGGGCAGCGCCGCCTTTGGAGTCGGCTGGGGTCTGGCAGGCTTCTGCCCGGGGCCTGCGCTGGTGGCACTGGGGGCAGGTTATCCAAAGGCCGTCGGCTTCGTGGCGGCGATGGTCGCCGCTATGGTCATTTTCGAAGTCATCGAGCGGTACAAATCCCGCTTGCAGCGCGCGTAA